One genomic region from Leptospira tipperaryensis encodes:
- the glpK gene encoding glycerol kinase GlpK, which yields MSEYIIGVDAGTTGIRTFCFNKSGNVISSAYSEFAQHYPKPGWVEHDAEEIWVKTEKLILKAIRNGKLKPSDAVAIGITNQRETTVLFDKDTGKPVYNAIVWQCRRTSNICMDLKEKGLEPLFRRKTGLVMDAYFSGTKIKWILDNVKGVKAKAEKGKVLFGTIDTYLLYRLTNGKSHKTDHTNASRTLIYNIEKKEWDRELTQILGIPEAVLPEAHNSSSLFGRTEKVNGLPDGIPISSLVGDQQGALFGQLCTEPGEAKNTYGTGCFLLFNTGNNFQISKNNLLTTLGCGPEGKTVYCLEGSVFIGGAVVQFLRDNLKFFKESKVSEKLAASVKKEDEVVFVPAFSGLGAPYWDMNARGAILGLTRDTSAEQITRAALKSIALQSYELVEAMENDTGSKLKVLKVDGGATGNSWLMQYQSDILGKKVIRPANVDTTVLGAAFLAGLERGFFPSVADLKKKLKTSKEFSPQMKAAQREKEIQIWKDSVRRIRSNQ from the coding sequence ATGAGTGAGTATATCATCGGAGTCGACGCCGGAACTACCGGTATTCGAACCTTCTGCTTTAACAAATCGGGCAACGTAATTTCAAGCGCTTATTCTGAATTTGCGCAACACTATCCGAAACCTGGATGGGTGGAACACGACGCGGAAGAGATTTGGGTAAAAACGGAGAAGCTCATTCTCAAAGCGATTCGAAACGGAAAGCTCAAACCGTCCGACGCCGTGGCAATCGGAATTACAAACCAAAGGGAAACAACCGTCCTTTTTGATAAGGATACGGGCAAACCCGTTTACAACGCGATCGTATGGCAGTGCAGAAGGACTTCCAATATCTGTATGGATCTAAAGGAAAAAGGTCTCGAACCTTTGTTCCGCAGAAAGACCGGACTTGTGATGGACGCCTATTTTAGCGGAACCAAAATCAAATGGATTTTGGACAACGTAAAAGGTGTGAAGGCGAAGGCTGAAAAAGGAAAGGTTCTTTTCGGTACGATCGATACATACTTACTCTATAGATTGACTAACGGAAAATCGCATAAGACCGATCATACGAACGCAAGTAGAACCCTAATCTACAACATCGAAAAGAAAGAATGGGATCGGGAACTCACTCAAATTTTAGGAATCCCTGAAGCGGTGCTTCCGGAAGCTCATAATTCCAGTTCCTTGTTTGGACGAACCGAAAAGGTAAACGGTCTTCCCGACGGAATTCCGATCTCTTCTCTTGTCGGCGATCAACAAGGAGCTCTTTTTGGTCAGCTCTGCACGGAACCAGGAGAGGCGAAGAATACCTACGGAACCGGATGTTTTCTTCTTTTTAACACCGGAAATAATTTTCAAATCTCAAAGAACAATCTACTAACGACTCTCGGTTGTGGTCCGGAAGGAAAGACCGTGTATTGTTTGGAAGGATCCGTCTTTATCGGAGGAGCCGTCGTTCAATTCTTACGAGACAATCTGAAGTTTTTTAAAGAATCCAAAGTTTCCGAAAAGTTGGCGGCTTCCGTAAAAAAAGAAGACGAGGTCGTGTTTGTTCCCGCCTTTTCAGGGTTAGGCGCTCCGTATTGGGATATGAACGCAAGAGGGGCCATCCTTGGACTCACACGCGATACGAGCGCGGAGCAAATTACGAGGGCCGCTCTCAAGTCGATCGCGCTTCAATCCTATGAACTTGTGGAAGCGATGGAGAATGATACCGGATCGAAGTTGAAGGTTTTGAAAGTGGACGGCGGGGCCACGGGAAATTCTTGGTTGATGCAGTATCAATCCGATATCTTGGGAAAAAAAGTAATTCGTCCGGCCAACGTCGACACGACCGTGTTAGGCGCCGCTTTTTTAGCGGGACTCGAGCGGGGATTTTTTCCTTCAGTCGCCGATCTTAAGAAAAAACTCAAGACCAGCAAAGAGTTTTCTCCCCAGATGAAAGCGGCGCAAAGAGAAAAAGAAATTCAGATCTGGAAGGATTCTGTAAGAAGAATCCGTTCCAATCAATAA
- a CDS encoding PP2C family protein-serine/threonine phosphatase, which produces MNLSDYIKKYFQRVGWLLPSLNLLSLILIAVFLENSGLNTKEKIIFYLISIALLYLINYISFILFLTKKFLPSEEIRGKMMKRFRKGDDRMQTYLFPLSIDDAHYEIYGRTLTYNPIGGDFYNFLTDLKGNYWIGIGDSVGHGYLAGIFSMMIFQKMSLLVHLYSDPFEVIEQINESLSQRTEAYPAINANLYATFLLIKADKEGNFQHSGLHPSFVRYKSKTKENEIVETDGKFISTTMNSSLKNVQGKNQFQLESGDIVFCFTDGLYEQKNKGNLYFGESLFRFLEEVPKNDLKKIADSLFAEILIHTGGRIQDDMTILMIRKK; this is translated from the coding sequence ATGAATCTTTCGGACTATATTAAGAAATACTTTCAAAGGGTCGGATGGCTTTTACCGAGCCTAAACCTTCTTTCCTTAATTCTCATCGCTGTCTTTCTCGAAAACTCAGGTTTAAACACGAAAGAAAAAATCATTTTCTATCTTATCTCGATCGCACTCCTCTATTTAATTAATTACATTTCTTTTATATTATTTCTTACAAAGAAATTTTTACCTTCCGAAGAAATCCGTGGAAAGATGATGAAACGTTTCCGAAAGGGAGACGATCGGATGCAGACCTATCTTTTTCCTCTTTCTATCGACGACGCCCACTACGAAATTTACGGGAGAACCCTTACCTACAATCCGATAGGAGGAGACTTCTATAATTTTTTAACTGATCTCAAGGGAAATTATTGGATCGGAATCGGCGACTCGGTAGGACACGGATATTTAGCGGGAATTTTCAGCATGATGATCTTTCAAAAGATGTCCTTGCTCGTACATCTCTATTCCGATCCTTTCGAAGTCATCGAACAAATCAACGAAAGCCTATCACAAAGGACGGAAGCCTACCCCGCGATCAACGCGAATTTATATGCCACTTTTTTACTGATCAAAGCGGATAAGGAAGGAAACTTTCAACATTCTGGTTTGCATCCGAGTTTTGTCCGTTACAAAAGTAAAACGAAAGAAAATGAAATCGTGGAAACCGACGGTAAATTTATCTCCACGACGATGAACTCGAGTTTGAAGAACGTCCAGGGCAAAAATCAATTTCAGTTGGAATCCGGAGATATCGTATTTTGCTTTACAGACGGGCTCTACGAACAGAAAAATAAGGGGAACCTGTATTTCGGGGAAAGCCTATTCCGGTTTTTAGAAGAAGTTCCCAAGAACGATCTAAAAAAAATCGCGGACAGTCTTTTTGCGGAAATTCTAATTCATACCGGAGGAAGAATTCAGGATGATATGACGATCCTGATGATTCGTAAAAAATAA